GCCAACTTCGATGCCGGACTGGGGGTGACATCGGGGAAGCGTTCGTCGATCTCGTCAACAAGTCGGCGAAGCAGGTCACGATCTTGGCTCTCGACCTCGATCTCGACAAAGGTCAACCGGCGAGGGAAGGCAACGTGGACGACATCGAGACAGATCTCGAGCTCGGCTCCCCCACGCTCACCAAGCCACCGCTCCCGCGTGGTGTCGAAGGCGGCGATCTCCACGAGCGGTAGACCTACTCCTAGGGAGCGCAACGCAAGCGAGAGCGCAGCTGGAACCTCGCTCCATGAGCCCATCGTCTCGTACTCCCTAGCGATAGCGAGACCACTCGCATCTGGCACTGCGCCAATTTTGACCGTCCAACAGGTTTCACTGGCTCCGCGATCTCCGCGAGCTCTCAGCCCAACGCCGTGTCGACCAAGGGTGACTTGGTCGTCGTCAAGGTAGCGCGAGGTCAGGGTTTCAATCGTGGATGGCCCGACCATGCGCTCGCATGTTGCCACGATGGCTGCAACGACCTCTCGGCCGCGTGGCCGGTCTCCTGGACGCCGCTTGAGTTCGCTTTCACGCGCCACTGAGAGTCCCGTGATCAGGTGCGGACCCGTTAAGGATTAGCTGCGCAGAGATTCCTCGTTGACGAACCAGACGCGTCCAGCGTCCCTCGGCGCCGAGCGTCCAGGCATTCGTATCGTCTTGCCACTCCAGCTCCAGCATTTGAATAACCCGGCGGCGAAGGTCGAGGTTCTCGAGAGGGAACAGTAACTCCACTCGTCGATCGAGGTTACGCTGCATGAGATCGCTTGAACCGAGAAGAATCTCAGCCGAGGAGTCCCCAGCGTCTCCGAAGACAAAGATGCGCGAATGTTCAAGGAACTCGCCGACGATCGAGCGGATCTCGATTCCTTGTGAAAGCCCCTGAACCCCTGGACGCAGCGCGCAGATGCCACGAACCAGTCCGCGAACCCTGACACCAGCCTGCGATGCCACATACAGGGCATCGATGATCGTAGGATCGACGAGCCCGTTGACCTTAAAGCCGATGTATCCCTCGGATCCACGTGCTGTCTCTCGCTCGATCAGCGAGGTGATGCGGGCTCGCAGATCGATTGGGGCAAGGATGAGCTTCTCCAGATGCGAAGGGTGTGAGAAGCCGGTGAGGTAGTTAAACACCTCACCGAGATCATGACCAATCTGGGGGTCAACGGTGAAGAGCCCGTAGTCTTCGTATGTCTTAGCAGTCTTGGCGTTGTAGTTGCCGGTGCCAAGATGGCAGTAGCGAACCAACCCTTGGCTCTCGCGGCGAACGACCATAATCGCCTTGCAATGGGTTTTGAGTCCGACGACACCGTACACGACATGGACGCCAGCATCCTCGAGTTTTCGCGCCCACCCGATGTTGGCGAGTTCATCAAATCGAGCCTTGACCTCGACGATCACCACCACTTGCTTACCGCCTTCAGCCGCATCGATCAGTGATTCAACGATCGCAGAGTCCCCAGAGGTGCGATAGAGCGTCTGTTTGATCGCTAATACGTCAGGATCGCGGGCAGCCGCCGCAACGAAGGTCTCCACCGTTGATGAGAAGCTATCGTAGGGATGATGAACAAGGATGTCCCCCGCCTTAATGGCGGAAAATAGATCGACCGGCTCGCCTTCTGGGCAGGCAAAAGCCGCCGGTGTACGGCCGGCCGCCCGAGGACCACATTCGTCCTCCAGCCCGAGGTCGTACACCTCAAACAGGCATCGCATGTCAAGGGGTAGCCCCGTGCTGTAGACATCATCGCGATGAAGCTCTAACTCGTCGATCAGTAAGGCCAAAATCGCCGGCGACGAGTTGGCGGCGATCTCAAGGCGGACCGCTCGCCCAAATCGACGCCGCCGTAACTCGGTCTCGACCATGGCCAGAAGGTCATCAGCCTCGCCTTCTTCCAGCACGAGATCGGTATTGCGGGTCACGCGGAACAACGCCGTCTCACCGATCTCCATCCCAGGAAACAGCAGTGCACCAAAGGACTGGATCAGGTCTTCAAGCAGTACAAAGGAGCCACCACCAATCGGATAAAGGCGTGGAAAGTTCGAGGGCACTTTTATACGAGCAAAGCGCTCTTCGTGGTCGAGGGGCTCTCGAACTGCAACCGCGAGGTTCAGTGAAAGATTCGAGATGTAGGGAAACGGGTGTGCTGGATCCACCGATAGCGGCGTCAAGACTGGGTATAAGTCGGCCTCAAAGGCGCTCTTGAGCCGCGCCCGAGTCGCATCCGGAAGTGTCGCTACTTGCTCGATCCTGATGCCAAGCTCTGCGAGGCGCGGCAGCAGCCGATGGTGATAACTTGCCTCACCAGCCTCGAGCAGACCAGTTAACCGTCCCCGAATGTTGCGCAACTGCTCACGTGGGGTCAGGCCATCCGTAGAGCGGATCGTAAAGGGTGAGACCAGTTGATCCTTGAGACCGGCGACCCGCACCTGGAAGAACTCGTCAAGGCCAGCACCGAAGATAGCAAAAAACTTTGCCCGCTGCAGCGCACCGAGGCTTTCATCGTCAGCCAGCTCGAGAATACGAGCGCCAAACTCCAGCCACGAGAGCTCACGGTTGAAATATCTCGAATCCCCCGGTTCCAACGGCTTTGGATGAAGTTCGAGTGGCAGTTCAAAAGGTTGGCGCATCTCGCTCCTTGTTCTACATGACGGGCAGACTATAGTCTAGGTTGTGGCAACAACGGAGCAGGTGAGGATACGTACCCGCGGGTACGAGCGTCGTCGACGAGAGCTTGAGCTGCTCACCGTCGCTGCTATCGTGACCATCTTCGCTTGGGTTCTTGGATTCTACGGACTCCACCCCAACGGGCGCATTGACATTGTGGACCCATGGCTCGCGATCGTGGTGCTCGTTCCGATCGGAGCCCACATCGCCAACCGCTACCTGGCATCGGATGCGGACGCAATCCTGTTACCGATCGCCGCACTCCTCAACGGGTTAGGCTTTGTCATGATTGGAGTCCTCGACCCCCCTCAGGCACATCTCCAGGCGATCTGGACGCTGGTATCCGTTATCGCCTACGTCGCGTGTATCTATTTCATACGTAATCCAGACTCGCTGGATCGGTTTCGTTACATCCTCGCTATCGTTGGTATTGGTTTGCTCTTTAGTCCACTACTCCCAGGTATTGGCGAGGATATTGGCGGCGAACGCCTCTGGGTGCATCTGGGTAGCTTGAGTTTCCAACCGGTTGAGATCGCCAAGTTGCTCCTCGCCATTTTCCTCGCCTCATTGATTGTTGAGAAACGGGATCTTCTCGCTCGATTGCGAGGCGGTGGTCTGCGCCGCTTTGGACCGATTGCCTTGACCTTTGGTGTCGCACTCGCCATCATGGCCGCCGAGAAGGATGTTGGCTTTGCTCTGCTCATCTTCACCACCTTTGTGTTGATTATGTGGATCGGAACCGGCAATAAGGCCTACTTGTTCTTTGGGGCGGTGACTTTTGTCCTGGGGTTCGTGGTCGGAGGCCTCGTGCTGCCACAGGTCCATCAACGCATCACCGTGTGGCTTGACCCATGGAAGTACGCGGCCACCAGCGGGTACCAGTTGATCCAGGCCCAATACGCCTTTGGCCTTGGGGGCCTGAGCGGGTCTGGACTTGGACTGAGCCATCCCACGGTTCCTGTCGCAACCTCTGACTTTATCTTCGCCGCCTTTGGCCAGGAACTCGGGCTTTTGGGCACCAGTGCCATTATCATCTCCTTCCTCCTCCTCGTCGGCGCTGGCCTTCGAATCGCACTGAGGGCACATGGGGAGTTCAGCTCACTGCTTGCAATGACGCTCACGGTCATCGTTGCGCTGCAGACCTTCTTTATTCTGGCTGGGGTGATCCGGGTGCTGCCCTTGACGGGGATGACCCTTCCGTTTCTTGCCTATGGTGGATCGTCACTGCTGGCTAATTACATTCTTTTGGCTATCCTCATGCGCATTTCGCATCGATCAAATCAGTACGGCGATCAACGCGAGTCAAACCTCAACGCGGCCAAGGAGTGTGCTGAATAAGTCATGTTTCAAGAACATCACAGCTCTCTGAACAGGACCTTTAGCATCTTAGTTTGGCAATAATCGGGCTTATTCAGCACGCTCCTAGCATTACGCCCCCGCGCCGACACCGAAGGCACCCTCGCGCAGGCACGAGCCACCACTCACGCTGGATTTGATTAAACGCCCGGCCGATCGGCTGCAAACGACCTTCAAGAAATCGAGCAGCACTACGATATCTATACCATGACATTGGGTCAACAATGCGAATTCCCTTCGAGGGCCGAGACGGCTGGGTCGCAGGTATACCCCGGAGCATTCGTACGCGATGGCTGCTGAACTTGCTCTGACGATCATCCTCGTCATCGGGGTCGTCGCCGGTGTCGGATATGGACTGAGGCGCAATGCCTTCGGTAAGCGACTAGCTCGCAACAACGAATACCAACGCCTGCTGGCACAAGCGAGTGAACTCATCCGTGCCGATGCCCATGAAAGTGTTCTCTTTCAAGACCTCTGCTCTCTGATCTGTCAAATCGACCCGGTTCGCCTCGCCTGGATCGGTCGCCCTGGGCCTAACGGGCAGGTCGTTGCGTTGGCAAGCTGTGGGGATACTGGTTATCTCGACAAGATCGATGTCTCCATTCTCGAGAACATCCCCGCCGGACAGGGACCGGTTGGTAGAGCCTGGCGAATGGGCCGCGCTGTCTTTGATGCCGAAGCGCTTCACAACCCTAGTTACGAGCCCTGGCGTCACGCCGCTTCTCAACACAACTTGATGGGGGTGCACGCGCTCCCGATCATGGAGCACACCTCGATCGACGCTATTCTTGTGGTCTACTTTGGCAAGCACGCCCTTCCAGGAGTT
This window of the Ferrimicrobium sp. genome carries:
- a CDS encoding CYTH domain-containing protein — translated: MARESELKRRPGDRPRGREVVAAIVATCERMVGPSTIETLTSRYLDDDQVTLGRHGVGLRARGDRGASETCWTVKIGAVPDASGLAIAREYETMGSWSEVPAALSLALRSLGVGLPLVEIAAFDTTRERWLGERGGAELEICLDVVHVAFPRRLTFVEIEVESQDRDLLRRLVDEIDERFPDVTPSPASKLATALEGSACAQGGAKSISGPSSVDRVADLGGRLADLLEQSTPIITPWSDARGGVDQ
- the ppk1 gene encoding polyphosphate kinase 1 translates to MRQPFELPLELHPKPLEPGDSRYFNRELSWLEFGARILELADDESLGALQRAKFFAIFGAGLDEFFQVRVAGLKDQLVSPFTIRSTDGLTPREQLRNIRGRLTGLLEAGEASYHHRLLPRLAELGIRIEQVATLPDATRARLKSAFEADLYPVLTPLSVDPAHPFPYISNLSLNLAVAVREPLDHEERFARIKVPSNFPRLYPIGGGSFVLLEDLIQSFGALLFPGMEIGETALFRVTRNTDLVLEEGEADDLLAMVETELRRRRFGRAVRLEIAANSSPAILALLIDELELHRDDVYSTGLPLDMRCLFEVYDLGLEDECGPRAAGRTPAAFACPEGEPVDLFSAIKAGDILVHHPYDSFSSTVETFVAAAARDPDVLAIKQTLYRTSGDSAIVESLIDAAEGGKQVVVIVEVKARFDELANIGWARKLEDAGVHVVYGVVGLKTHCKAIMVVRRESQGLVRYCHLGTGNYNAKTAKTYEDYGLFTVDPQIGHDLGEVFNYLTGFSHPSHLEKLILAPIDLRARITSLIERETARGSEGYIGFKVNGLVDPTIIDALYVASQAGVRVRGLVRGICALRPGVQGLSQGIEIRSIVGEFLEHSRIFVFGDAGDSSAEILLGSSDLMQRNLDRRVELLFPLENLDLRRRVIQMLELEWQDDTNAWTLGAEGRWTRLVRQRGISAQLILNGSAPDHGTLSGA
- a CDS encoding FtsW/RodA/SpoVE family cell cycle protein, with protein sequence MATTEQVRIRTRGYERRRRELELLTVAAIVTIFAWVLGFYGLHPNGRIDIVDPWLAIVVLVPIGAHIANRYLASDADAILLPIAALLNGLGFVMIGVLDPPQAHLQAIWTLVSVIAYVACIYFIRNPDSLDRFRYILAIVGIGLLFSPLLPGIGEDIGGERLWVHLGSLSFQPVEIAKLLLAIFLASLIVEKRDLLARLRGGGLRRFGPIALTFGVALAIMAAEKDVGFALLIFTTFVLIMWIGTGNKAYLFFGAVTFVLGFVVGGLVLPQVHQRITVWLDPWKYAATSGYQLIQAQYAFGLGGLSGSGLGLSHPTVPVATSDFIFAAFGQELGLLGTSAIIISFLLLVGAGLRIALRAHGEFSSLLAMTLTVIVALQTFFILAGVIRVLPLTGMTLPFLAYGGSSLLANYILLAILMRISHRSNQYGDQRESNLNAAKECAE